The proteins below are encoded in one region of Bacillus vallismortis:
- the fur gene encoding ferric iron uptake transcriptional regulator, giving the protein MENRIDRIKKQLHSSSYKLTPQREATVRVLLENEEDHLSAEDVYLLVKEKSPEIGLATVYRTLELLTELKVVDKINFGDGVSRYDLRKEGAAHFHHHLVCMECGAVDEIEEDLLEDVEEIIERDWKFKIKDHRLTFHGICHRCNGTETE; this is encoded by the coding sequence ATGGAAAACCGTATTGATCGAATTAAGAAACAGCTGCACTCATCCAGCTACAAACTTACGCCTCAGCGTGAAGCGACAGTAAGAGTGCTGCTTGAAAACGAAGAAGACCATTTAAGCGCAGAAGATGTATACCTCCTCGTAAAAGAGAAATCTCCTGAGATCGGTCTCGCAACAGTATACCGTACGCTTGAATTATTAACTGAATTAAAAGTCGTTGATAAAATTAACTTTGGTGACGGCGTGTCCCGTTACGACCTTCGGAAAGAGGGCGCAGCTCACTTTCATCATCACTTAGTGTGCATGGAGTGCGGAGCCGTTGATGAAATTGAAGAAGATCTGCTTGAAGACGTGGAAGAAATCATTGAACGTGATTGGAAATTTAAGATTAAAGATCATAGATTGACGTTTCACGGCATTTGCCACCGCTGTAACGGAACGGAAACTGAATAG
- a CDS encoding YqzK family protein: protein MGRFLKTALDALKVFILFTGFTALFYYAMIWVNQEYENYHRYDKPEGSAVKVVEMDQDEKGGWFDRLIFFYQNGE from the coding sequence ATGGGAAGATTCCTAAAAACAGCCCTCGATGCATTAAAAGTTTTCATCCTGTTTACCGGTTTTACCGCTCTGTTCTATTATGCTATGATATGGGTGAATCAAGAGTATGAAAACTATCATCGGTACGATAAACCGGAAGGCTCCGCTGTAAAAGTTGTTGAAATGGATCAGGATGAAAAAGGCGGATGGTTCGACCGGTTGATCTTTTTTTACCAAAACGGGGAGTAG
- the xerD gene encoding site-specific tyrosine recombinase XerD codes for MKDQIKDFIHYVMVERGLSHNTVVSYERDLKSYSLYLTETLHLTDWNHVTRIHIIQYLKHLKDAGKSGKTSARHLASIRSFHQFLLREKVTDKDPSVHIETQKTERALPKVLALNEVERLLDTPKLTSPFGYRDKAMLELLYATGIRVSEMIELKTADVHLSMGFVRCFGKGRKERIVPIGEAAASAIEEYMTKARGKLLKNKVSDALFLNHHGKQISRQGFWKNLKKIALEAGIEKELTPHTLRHSFATHLLENGADLRAVQEMLGHADISTTQIYTHVTKTRLKDVYKQFHPRA; via the coding sequence GTGAAAGATCAAATCAAGGATTTCATCCACTACGTCATGGTAGAGAGAGGGCTTTCTCACAACACGGTGGTATCCTATGAACGGGACCTGAAAAGCTATTCTCTCTATTTAACAGAAACCCTTCATCTTACTGATTGGAATCACGTAACCCGCATACATATTATCCAATATTTAAAGCATTTGAAGGACGCGGGGAAATCCGGCAAGACATCAGCGAGGCATTTGGCATCCATTCGCTCTTTTCACCAATTTCTGCTCAGGGAAAAGGTGACGGACAAGGATCCTTCCGTTCATATCGAGACACAAAAGACCGAACGGGCGCTTCCGAAGGTGCTCGCGCTCAATGAAGTCGAGCGATTATTGGACACGCCTAAGCTGACGAGCCCTTTTGGCTATCGGGATAAAGCGATGCTGGAGCTGCTTTATGCGACAGGCATACGAGTCAGTGAAATGATAGAATTGAAAACGGCAGATGTTCATTTATCCATGGGTTTTGTCCGCTGCTTCGGGAAAGGAAGAAAAGAACGGATTGTGCCAATTGGTGAAGCCGCCGCTTCCGCGATTGAGGAATATATGACGAAAGCCAGGGGGAAACTACTAAAGAACAAAGTGTCTGATGCTCTCTTTTTGAATCATCACGGCAAGCAAATCAGCCGTCAAGGATTTTGGAAAAACCTAAAGAAAATCGCGCTTGAAGCCGGAATTGAAAAAGAGCTGACCCCGCATACTCTCAGGCATTCCTTTGCGACCCATCTGCTTGAGAATGGAGCTGATTTAAGAGCGGTGCAGGAAATGCTCGGCCATGCGGATATATCCACGACGCAAATTTATACGCATGTGACGAAAACAAGGCTGAAGGATGTGTACAAGCAGTTTCATCCGCGCGCCTAG
- the deoB gene encoding phosphopentomutase, translating to MPAYKYNRVFLIVMDSVGIGEAPDAADFNDEGANTLGHIAEHMNGLHMPNMAKLGLGLIGDIKGVEKTEHPLAYYGKMQEASNGKDTMTGHWEIMGLYIDKPFKVFPEGFPDELLQELEKRSGRKIIGNKPASGTAILDELGQEHMETGALIVYTSADSVLQIAAHEEVVPLEELYRICETARELTLDPKYMVGRIIARPFVGEPGQFKRTPNRHDYALKPFDRTVMNELKDSGLDVISIGKISDIYDGEGITSSRRTVSNMDGMDKVIDTLGEDFTGLSFANLVDFDALFGHRRDPEGYGRALEEFDARLPEVFEKMKEDDLLIITADHGNDPIHHGTDHTREFVPILAYSKKHENAQMLPLADTFADIGATIADNFQTNQPKYGKSFLSLLQ from the coding sequence ATGCCTGCATACAAATATAATCGTGTGTTTTTAATTGTAATGGACTCAGTCGGAATCGGCGAAGCGCCGGATGCCGCAGACTTTAATGACGAAGGCGCCAATACGCTCGGGCATATAGCCGAGCATATGAATGGATTACATATGCCGAATATGGCAAAACTCGGCCTTGGTCTCATCGGAGATATCAAAGGTGTTGAAAAAACAGAACATCCGCTTGCGTATTATGGAAAAATGCAAGAAGCGTCCAACGGCAAAGATACCATGACAGGCCATTGGGAGATCATGGGACTATACATTGATAAACCGTTTAAAGTGTTTCCGGAAGGGTTTCCTGATGAACTGCTTCAGGAGCTGGAAAAGAGATCTGGACGCAAAATTATCGGGAACAAGCCGGCTTCCGGCACAGCAATTTTGGATGAACTTGGCCAAGAACACATGGAAACAGGGGCTTTAATTGTTTACACATCTGCTGACTCTGTTTTGCAGATTGCCGCTCACGAAGAGGTTGTGCCGCTTGAAGAGCTGTACCGCATTTGTGAAACGGCAAGAGAGCTTACGCTTGATCCGAAGTATATGGTAGGCCGCATTATCGCACGGCCGTTCGTCGGAGAGCCTGGACAATTCAAACGGACGCCAAACCGCCATGACTATGCACTTAAGCCGTTTGACCGCACTGTCATGAATGAATTGAAAGACAGCGGCTTAGATGTCATCTCAATCGGAAAAATCTCTGATATTTATGACGGAGAAGGCATTACTTCTTCCCGGAGAACGGTTTCCAATATGGACGGAATGGACAAGGTGATTGATACGCTGGGAGAGGACTTTACTGGTCTGAGCTTTGCGAATCTTGTTGATTTCGACGCCTTATTCGGACACCGCCGCGACCCGGAAGGCTACGGACGCGCGCTTGAAGAATTTGATGCGCGGCTTCCGGAAGTGTTTGAGAAAATGAAAGAAGATGATTTGCTAATCATCACAGCCGACCACGGCAATGATCCGATTCATCACGGAACCGACCATACACGCGAGTTTGTGCCGATTCTCGCTTACAGCAAAAAACATGAGAATGCGCAAATGCTGCCGCTTGCAGACACATTTGCTGATATCGGCGCTACGATCGCTGATAACTTTCAAACGAATCAACCGAAATACGGGAAAAGCTTTTTATCTTTATTACAATAG
- a CDS encoding purine nucleoside phosphorylase I, inosine and guanosine-specific, which yields MKNRIERAAAFIKQNLPESPKIGLILGSGLGILADEIENPIKLKYEDIPEFPVSTVEGHAGQLVLGTLEGVSVIAMQGRFHFYEGYSMEKVTFPVRVTKALGVEALIVTNAAGGVNTEFRAGDLMIITDHINFMGTNPLIGPNEADFGVRFPDMSSAYDKDLSGLAEKIAKDLNIPIQKGVYTAVTGPSYETPAEVRFLRTMGSDAVGMSTVPEVIVANHAGMRVLGISCISNAAAGILDQPLSHDEVMEETEKVKAGFLQLVKAVVSKYE from the coding sequence TTGAAAAACAGAATCGAACGCGCAGCCGCTTTTATTAAACAAAACCTGCCGGAATCTCCGAAGATCGGCCTTATTTTAGGATCTGGTCTTGGCATTTTGGCGGATGAAATCGAAAATCCAATCAAGCTGAAATATGAAGACATACCTGAATTCCCGGTATCTACTGTTGAAGGACATGCCGGACAGCTTGTGCTTGGCACCCTTGAAGGAGTTTCCGTCATTGCGATGCAGGGCCGTTTTCATTTTTATGAAGGCTATTCAATGGAGAAAGTCACTTTCCCTGTACGTGTGACGAAAGCGCTCGGCGTGGAAGCTTTGATCGTGACAAACGCCGCTGGCGGTGTCAACACTGAATTCCGAGCGGGAGACTTAATGATCATTACCGATCATATCAACTTTATGGGAACAAATCCGTTAATCGGTCCAAACGAAGCCGATTTCGGCGTCAGATTTCCAGATATGTCGTCAGCCTATGACAAAGATCTATCAGGCCTGGCTGAAAAGATTGCGAAAGACCTTAACATTCCGATCCAAAAAGGCGTGTATACCGCTGTGACAGGACCTTCTTACGAAACACCGGCAGAAGTCCGTTTTTTAAGAACAATGGGCTCTGACGCAGTCGGCATGTCTACTGTTCCGGAAGTGATTGTGGCAAACCACGCCGGAATGCGTGTCCTTGGCATTTCCTGCATATCTAACGCGGCAGCCGGAATTCTGGATCAGCCTTTAAGCCATGATGAAGTAATGGAAGAGACTGAAAAAGTAAAAGCAGGATTTTTACAGCTTGTGAAAGCGGTAGTCTCGAAGTACGAATAA
- the dacF gene encoding D-alanyl-D-alanine carboxypeptidase DacF, protein MKRLLSTLLIGIMLLTFAPSAFAKQDGKGTSELAHEAKSAVLIERDTGKVLYNKNSNERLAPASMTKIMTMLLIMEALDEGKIKMSDKVRTSEHAASMGGSQIFLEPGEEMTVKEMLKGIAIASGNDASVAMAEFISGSEEEFVKKMNKKAKELGLKNTTFKNPTGLTEEGHYSSAYDMAIMAKELLKYESITKFTGTYEDYLRENTDKKFWLVNTNRLIKFYPGVDGVKTGYTGEAKYCLTASAKKGNMRAIAVVFGASTPKDRNAQVTKMLDFAFSQYETHPLYKRNETVAKVKVKKGKQTFIELTTSEPISILTKKGEDMKHVKKEIKLNDNVSAPIQKGQELGTLVLKKDGEVLAESPVAAKEDMKKAGFLTFLKRTMGDWTKFK, encoded by the coding sequence ATGAAACGTCTTTTATCCACTTTGTTGATTGGTATCATGCTGCTTACATTTGCACCGTCTGCATTTGCAAAACAAGACGGAAAAGGCACTTCAGAGCTTGCTCATGAAGCGAAGTCTGCGGTGCTGATAGAACGTGACACGGGAAAAGTGCTTTACAACAAGAACAGCAATGAGAGACTGGCGCCTGCAAGCATGACGAAAATTATGACGATGCTTTTAATTATGGAAGCTTTAGATGAAGGCAAAATCAAAATGAGTGATAAGGTCCGTACGAGCGAGCATGCCGCTTCAATGGGCGGCTCACAGATTTTCCTTGAGCCGGGTGAGGAAATGACGGTCAAAGAAATGCTGAAAGGCATCGCAATCGCATCGGGAAATGACGCTTCTGTAGCGATGGCAGAATTCATTTCCGGCTCAGAAGAAGAATTTGTGAAGAAAATGAACAAAAAGGCAAAAGAGCTGGGTTTGAAAAACACAACCTTTAAAAATCCGACCGGGCTGACCGAAGAGGGCCATTATAGTTCTGCTTATGACATGGCAATCATGGCTAAGGAATTATTGAAATATGAATCAATCACGAAATTCACCGGCACGTATGAGGATTACCTGCGCGAAAATACAGATAAAAAGTTTTGGCTTGTGAATACGAATCGGCTGATTAAGTTTTATCCCGGCGTAGACGGTGTAAAAACAGGCTATACAGGTGAAGCGAAATATTGTCTGACAGCTTCGGCTAAAAAAGGAAACATGCGGGCCATTGCGGTTGTGTTCGGGGCGAGCACACCTAAAGATAGAAACGCTCAAGTGACAAAGATGCTTGATTTCGCTTTTAGTCAATATGAAACGCATCCTTTATATAAACGGAATGAAACAGTAGCAAAAGTGAAGGTCAAAAAAGGAAAACAAACTTTTATCGAACTCACGACTTCTGAGCCGATTTCAATATTGACGAAAAAAGGCGAGGATATGAAACATGTAAAAAAAGAAATTAAATTGAATGACAATGTAAGCGCTCCTATTCAAAAAGGCCAAGAGCTTGGCACACTCGTTCTGAAAAAGGATGGAGAAGTGCTCGCTGAAAGTCCCGTTGCTGCAAAAGAAGATATGAAGAAAGCCGGGTTCTTAACGTTCTTAAAGCGGACAATGGGAGACTGGACAAAATTTAAGTAA
- the spoIIAA gene encoding anti-sigma F factor antagonist, with product MSLGIDMHVKESVLCIRLTGELDHHTAETLKQKVTQALEKDDIRHIVLNLEDLSFMDSSGLGVILGRYKQIKQIGGEMVVCAISPAVKRLFDMSGLFKIIRFEQSEQQALLTLGVAS from the coding sequence ATGAGCCTTGGAATTGACATGCATGTCAAAGAATCTGTGCTTTGTATTCGATTAACAGGCGAACTCGATCACCATACGGCTGAAACCCTGAAACAAAAAGTGACTCAAGCATTAGAAAAGGATGATATTCGTCATATTGTGCTGAATTTGGAGGACCTTTCCTTTATGGACAGTTCGGGGCTTGGTGTCATTTTAGGAAGATATAAGCAAATTAAGCAAATTGGCGGGGAAATGGTCGTTTGCGCGATCTCTCCTGCAGTGAAGCGGCTGTTTGATATGTCGGGACTGTTTAAAATTATCCGATTTGAACAATCCGAGCAGCAGGCGCTGCTGACGCTGGGGGTGGCATCATGA
- the spoIIAB gene encoding anti-sigma F factor has product MKNEMHLEFSALSQNESFARVTVASFIAQLDPTMDELTEIKTVVSEAVTNAIIHGYEENCDGKVYISVTLEDHVVYMTIRDEGRGITDLEEARQPLFTTKPELERSGMGFTIMENFMDDVRIDSSPEMGTTIRLTKHLSKSKALCN; this is encoded by the coding sequence ATGAAAAATGAAATGCATCTTGAATTTTCTGCCCTCAGCCAGAATGAGTCGTTCGCCCGCGTGACAGTTGCTTCGTTTATTGCCCAGCTTGACCCGACAATGGACGAACTGACCGAAATCAAAACAGTCGTGTCAGAAGCTGTGACCAATGCCATTATCCACGGATATGAAGAGAACTGTGACGGAAAAGTTTATATTTCAGTGACGCTGGAAGATCATGTCGTATATATGACCATTCGCGATGAAGGCAGGGGCATTACAGATCTTGAAGAAGCCCGCCAGCCTTTATTCACGACGAAGCCTGAGCTTGAACGCTCTGGAATGGGCTTTACCATTATGGAAAATTTCATGGATGATGTCAGGATCGATTCATCGCCTGAGATGGGCACAACGATTCGCTTAACAAAGCACTTATCAAAAAGCAAAGCGCTTTGTAATTAA
- the sigF gene encoding RNA polymerase sporulation sigma factor SigF, whose translation MDVEVKKNGKNAQLKDHEVKELIKQSQNGDQQARDLLIEKNMRLVWSVVQRFLNRGYEPDDLFQIGCIGLLKSVDKFDLTYDVRFSTYAVPMIIGEIQRFIRDDGTVKVSRSLKELGNKIRRAKDELSKTLGRVPTVQEIADHLEIEPEDVVLAQEAVRAPSSIHETVYENDGDPITLLDQIADNSEEKWFDKIALKEAISDLEEREKLIVYLRYYKDQTQSEVAERLGISQVQVSRLEKKILKQIKVQMDHPDS comes from the coding sequence ATGGATGTGGAGGTTAAGAAAAACGGCAAAAACGCTCAGCTGAAGGATCATGAAGTAAAGGAATTAATCAAACAAAGCCAAAATGGCGACCAGCAGGCAAGAGACCTCCTCATAGAAAAAAACATGCGTCTTGTTTGGTCTGTCGTACAGCGGTTTTTAAACAGAGGATATGAACCTGACGATCTTTTCCAGATCGGCTGCATCGGGTTGTTAAAATCTGTTGACAAATTTGATTTAACCTATGATGTGCGTTTTTCAACGTATGCAGTGCCGATGATTATCGGGGAAATCCAGCGTTTTATCCGTGATGACGGAACGGTAAAGGTGTCAAGGTCATTAAAAGAGCTCGGAAACAAAATCCGGCGCGCAAAAGATGAGCTTTCAAAAACACTGGGCAGAGTGCCGACAGTGCAGGAGATCGCCGACCATTTGGAGATTGAACCAGAAGATGTTGTACTCGCCCAAGAGGCGGTAAGGGCTCCGTCTTCAATTCACGAAACCGTTTATGAGAATGACGGAGATCCGATAACCCTGCTTGATCAAATCGCTGACAACTCAGAAGAAAAATGGTTTGACAAAATTGCGCTGAAAGAAGCAATCAGCGATTTGGAAGAAAGGGAAAAATTAATCGTCTATCTCAGATATTATAAAGACCAGACACAGTCCGAGGTGGCTGAGCGGCTTGGGATTTCTCAAGTTCAGGTTTCCAGGCTGGAAAAGAAAATATTAAAACAGATCAAGGTTCAAATGGATCATCCGGATAGCTAG
- the spoVAA gene encoding stage V sporulation protein SpoVAA encodes MERRIFIRLRHRVMAHPGDIITVGDAAQIEGQHQLKKKLSAMPLYQVSEKDKNIVILDIIQVLKAIHLQDPALDVQTVGGAETIVEIQYRKRHLSTVLFIGVWLLLFIGSCLAIMNFHEDVSMRDVHIALYEIITGERNDYPYLLQIPYSIGLGLGMIVFFNHIFKKRLNEEPSPLEVEMFNYQLDLDQYVAMHENQETIKDLHDR; translated from the coding sequence ATGGAACGACGTATATTTATCCGACTTCGCCACAGGGTGATGGCCCATCCGGGAGATATCATCACGGTCGGAGATGCCGCGCAAATTGAAGGACAGCATCAGCTGAAAAAGAAACTGTCGGCTATGCCGCTTTATCAGGTGAGCGAAAAAGATAAAAATATCGTAATTCTGGATATCATACAAGTCCTCAAAGCCATTCATTTACAAGATCCGGCCCTTGATGTTCAAACAGTAGGCGGAGCAGAAACCATTGTTGAAATTCAGTATCGGAAACGGCATTTATCAACGGTTCTGTTTATCGGTGTCTGGCTGCTTCTGTTTATCGGATCGTGTCTTGCCATTATGAACTTTCATGAGGATGTCAGCATGAGAGATGTTCATATTGCACTATATGAAATCATAACCGGAGAGAGGAATGACTATCCATACTTGCTTCAAATCCCATACAGCATCGGTTTGGGACTGGGGATGATCGTGTTTTTTAACCACATCTTTAAAAAGCGCCTTAATGAAGAGCCCAGCCCGCTGGAGGTTGAGATGTTTAACTATCAGCTTGATCTCGATCAATATGTGGCCATGCATGAGAATCAAGAAACAATAAAGGATTTGCATGATCGTTAG
- the spoVAB gene encoding stage V sporulation protein SpoVAB — MIVSVLFIIFVGLGGGITVGAGFVAFLTVMGIIPRLMQLTKTMRFVQAYEAAVILGAVCGGWETLHMNHLFLTKWIAVPVGLLAGVFVGMLAAALTEVLNVLPILAKRIGLRSKIIILLMAIVIGKIAGSLFHWLYFIDHS; from the coding sequence ATGATCGTTAGTGTATTGTTCATTATTTTTGTCGGGCTCGGCGGAGGCATCACGGTGGGGGCTGGCTTCGTTGCTTTTTTAACCGTAATGGGAATCATCCCGAGGCTGATGCAGCTTACCAAAACGATGAGATTTGTACAGGCTTATGAAGCGGCTGTTATTCTTGGCGCGGTATGCGGGGGATGGGAGACGCTTCATATGAACCATCTATTTTTAACAAAATGGATTGCTGTACCGGTCGGGCTGCTGGCGGGTGTATTTGTCGGGATGCTTGCAGCTGCCCTTACAGAGGTTTTAAATGTGCTGCCGATTTTAGCAAAACGAATCGGTCTCAGAAGTAAAATCATTATTCTATTAATGGCGATCGTGATTGGGAAAATCGCGGGGTCTTTATTTCACTGGCTGTATTTTATTGATCATTCATAA
- the spoVAC gene encoding stage V sporulation protein AC: MTNIKENYKSKVKTYQPKPPYVWNCVKAFLVGGLICAIGQGLQNFYIHFFDFNEKTAGNPTAATLILISALLTGFGIYDRIGQFAGAGSAVPVTGFANSMASAALEYKSEGFVLGVATNMFKLAGNVIVFGVVAAYIVGMIRFAFEKLMS, encoded by the coding sequence ATGACAAACATAAAAGAAAACTACAAATCAAAAGTAAAAACATATCAGCCTAAGCCGCCTTACGTTTGGAACTGTGTCAAAGCCTTTCTGGTAGGCGGTCTGATCTGTGCGATCGGGCAAGGTCTGCAGAATTTCTATATCCATTTTTTTGATTTTAATGAAAAAACAGCGGGAAATCCAACGGCAGCCACACTGATATTAATTTCAGCCCTATTAACCGGGTTTGGCATCTATGACAGAATCGGACAGTTTGCAGGCGCCGGTTCAGCTGTCCCGGTCACAGGTTTTGCCAACAGCATGGCAAGCGCGGCGCTGGAATATAAAAGCGAAGGGTTCGTGCTTGGAGTAGCGACAAATATGTTTAAACTGGCAGGGAATGTCATCGTTTTCGGTGTTGTGGCTGCTTACATCGTCGGAATGATTCGGTTTGCTTTTGAGAAACTGATGTCATAG
- the spoVAD gene encoding stage V sporulation protein AD, whose translation MKLTGKQTWVFEHPLFVNSAGTAAGPKEKDGPLGSLYDKTYDEMHCNQKSWEMAERQLMEDAITSALQKNDLTKDDIDLLLAGDLLNQNVTANYVARHLNIPFLCMFGACSTSMETVAVASALVDGGFAKRALAATSSHNATAERQFRYPTEYGGQKPDTATSTVTGSGAVVISQTPGDIQITSATVGKVSDLGITDPFDMGSAMAPAAADTIKQHFKDLNRTADDYDLILTGDLSGVGSPIVKDILKEDGYPVGTKHDDCGLLVYTPDQQVFAGGSGCACSALVAYSHIFKQLREGKLNRVFVVATGALLSPTMIQQKETIPTIAHGVVFERAGGAS comes from the coding sequence ATGAAATTAACCGGAAAGCAAACCTGGGTATTCGAACATCCCTTATTTGTCAACTCGGCGGGAACAGCAGCCGGACCAAAGGAAAAGGATGGGCCGCTCGGCTCTTTGTATGATAAAACCTATGACGAGATGCACTGTAATCAAAAAAGCTGGGAAATGGCAGAACGCCAGCTGATGGAGGATGCGATTACTTCAGCGCTTCAAAAAAATGATCTCACAAAAGATGATATTGATCTATTGTTGGCAGGCGACTTGCTGAATCAAAATGTAACGGCCAACTATGTGGCAAGACACTTGAACATCCCGTTTCTTTGTATGTTTGGCGCCTGTTCAACATCAATGGAAACAGTGGCTGTCGCATCAGCCCTAGTTGACGGCGGGTTCGCCAAGAGGGCGCTTGCTGCCACCAGCAGTCATAATGCCACCGCGGAAAGACAGTTTCGTTATCCGACGGAATACGGAGGCCAAAAACCGGACACAGCCACTTCAACTGTTACAGGAAGCGGAGCTGTGGTCATCAGCCAGACACCGGGTGATATCCAAATCACAAGCGCGACTGTCGGAAAGGTCTCCGACTTAGGAATTACCGATCCATTTGATATGGGATCAGCCATGGCTCCGGCTGCAGCTGATACGATTAAGCAGCACTTTAAAGATCTCAATCGCACAGCGGATGACTATGATCTGATCCTGACAGGTGACCTATCTGGTGTCGGATCTCCCATCGTAAAAGACATCTTAAAAGAAGATGGCTATCCGGTCGGCACAAAGCATGATGATTGCGGGCTTTTGGTTTACACGCCGGATCAGCAGGTCTTTGCCGGAGGAAGCGGCTGCGCTTGTTCAGCGCTTGTTGCTTACTCTCATATTTTTAAGCAGCTGAGAGAAGGAAAATTAAACCGTGTATTCGTCGTGGCGACCGGAGCGCTGTTAAGCCCGACAATGATCCAGCAAAAAGAAACCATCCCGACCATCGCCCACGGGGTTGTATTTGAGCGTGCAGGAGGTGCATCTTAA
- the spoVAE gene encoding stage V sporulation protein AE, translating to MDYLLAFVCGGAICIVGQLLLDIFKLTPAHVMTSFVVTGAILDGFGIYDKFIEFAGGGATVPIVSFGHSLLHGAMHQAHIHGFIGIGMGIFELTSAGISAAILFAFIVAVIFKPKG from the coding sequence ATGGACTACCTTTTGGCTTTTGTTTGCGGCGGGGCCATCTGTATTGTCGGGCAGCTGCTCTTGGACATTTTTAAATTGACACCCGCCCACGTCATGACATCTTTTGTGGTGACTGGCGCGATTTTAGATGGCTTCGGTATTTACGATAAATTTATTGAATTTGCAGGAGGAGGCGCCACCGTTCCGATCGTCAGTTTCGGTCACAGTCTTCTGCACGGTGCCATGCATCAGGCGCATATACACGGATTTATCGGAATCGGCATGGGGATTTTTGAACTGACGTCCGCCGGTATCTCAGCCGCTATTCTCTTCGCCTTTATCGTAGCCGTTATTTTTAAACCGAAAGGATAA
- the spoVAEA gene encoding stage V sporulation protein SpoVABEA, protein MTTKRKVILVTDGDVYAAKTIEYAANKVGGRCISQSKGNPSIRSGAELVKLITSAPYDPVFVMFDDSGLQGEGPGEAALSYVATHPSIEVLGVIAVASKTHQAEWTRVDVSIDRNGEITEYGVDKIGEQEFDEHRMNGDTVYCLDKLDLPLIVGIGDIGKMGRKDDISKGSPITMKAVEFILERSGYHAGPKARENQGLSESRQK, encoded by the coding sequence ATGACGACAAAACGCAAGGTCATACTGGTAACAGACGGGGATGTGTATGCCGCTAAAACAATTGAATACGCCGCAAATAAAGTGGGGGGACGATGTATTTCACAATCAAAAGGCAACCCTTCTATTCGCAGCGGCGCGGAGCTTGTCAAGCTGATCACCTCAGCACCGTATGATCCCGTATTTGTCATGTTTGACGACTCGGGCCTTCAAGGAGAGGGGCCGGGAGAAGCCGCTCTCAGCTATGTCGCCACCCATCCGTCAATTGAAGTGCTCGGAGTGATTGCGGTCGCATCAAAAACCCATCAGGCTGAGTGGACCAGGGTTGACGTAAGCATTGACCGCAATGGAGAAATAACTGAATACGGTGTAGATAAAATCGGAGAGCAGGAATTTGATGAACACAGAATGAACGGAGATACAGTCTATTGCCTTGATAAACTTGATCTCCCGCTTATTGTCGGTATCGGGGATATTGGCAAAATGGGCAGAAAAGACGATATCTCAAAAGGGTCGCCAATCACCATGAAAGCGGTCGAGTTTATTTTAGAAAGGAGCGGGTATCATGCCGGACCAAAAGCAAGAGAAAATCAAGGTTTATCGGAATCCAGACAAAAATGA